In the genome of Monodelphis domestica isolate mMonDom1 chromosome 2, mMonDom1.pri, whole genome shotgun sequence, one region contains:
- the LOC100013378 gene encoding keratin-associated protein 4-3-like, giving the protein MVSSCCGSTCCGPSCGSGCCQPSCCISSCCRPSCCGSSCCQPCCRPTCCITSCCQPCCRPCCSGSSCCQPCCHPCCCISSCCRPSCCGSNCCQPCCRPTCCTPSCCQPCCRPTCCITSCCRPSCCQPCCRPTCCISSCCQPCCRPTCCTSSCCQPCCCQTTCCRTTCCRPACCGSSCC; this is encoded by the coding sequence ATGGTCAGTTCCTGTTGTGGCTCCACCTGCTGTGGCCCAAGCTGTGGCTCTGGCTGCTGCCAGCCCAGCTGCTGTATTTCTAGCTGCTGCCGCCCCAGCTGCTGTGGGTCCAGCTGCTGCCAGCCCTGCTGCCGCCCTACCTGCTGCATAACTAGCTGCTGCCAGCCCTGCTGCCGCCCCTGCTGCTCTGGGTCCAGCTGCTGCCAGCCCTGCTGCCACCCCTGCTGCTGTATTTCTAGCTGTTGTCGCCCCAGCTGCTGTGGGTCCAACTGCTGCCAACCCTGCTGCCGCCCCACTTGCTGCACACCTAGCTGCTGCCAACCTTGCTGCCGCCCTACCTGCTGCATAACTAGCTGCTGTCGCCCCAGCTGCTGCCAGCCCTGCTGCCGCCCCACCTGCTGTATTTCTAGCTGCTGCCAACCTTGCTGCCGCCCTACCTGCTGCACATCTAGCTGCTGCCAGCCCTGCTGCTGCCAGACTACTTGTTGTAGAACCACCTGCTGCAGACCAGCCTGCTGTGGGTCATCCTGCTGTTGA